The Anguilla anguilla isolate fAngAng1 chromosome 2, fAngAng1.pri, whole genome shotgun sequence genome contains the following window.
ATAGGCACCCAAAATGCACCCCCTGGAAAATGTTCTACGCACATAAATTAATCCTTTTTCAGGAACACCTACTTAAGCACAGAGGCTAAcgaggctgttttttttcaacagtCTGATAGCAGCATCGCCACCCACACGAACTGGGCACCGACGCCAAGGCGCTGCCTCCGTGACGGTCAACACCACGCTCTTATTCACACCACCCCGCGCCTCGACAGAGTCGGCTCTGGCGCGCGCCGTCCCCACGCGTCCGGTCTAACAGAAGAGCCCGCTGCGTACCCagccacagaaatgaaaatcaattatCTGACTTCATTTAAACACACTTAATGCATTCCCCAGACACTCGGGGCTGGAAAGGACAATAGAGTGGGCTGTCTCTGTAATCCCCATTCTGTGTTCAGTTTGAATACAAAGCTTTATATCACGTGCGCTCGGGCACAGTGCAGACCTCCATGTTAGTGTGGATTACTCCGTGCTGTACGCGGTACCAAGCTATTTTCAAGATGTTCTTCGAGGCCGccagagaaggagaaggggtGCCGTAAGGACCATTGTGTTTCCATGGCGTTTTCCTGCATTTGTTGTCTAAAAACGGGGGAAGCGACCACCGCACAAGCACAACCAATTCAATAAACAAATTTGATATCCTACATGTTTCCATATTTGTCACAGCAAAGAACCTGCTGTAAATCCCAGTGAATCCAGTTCATTCTGACTCCGAGATAAAACTATTCGTTTAGCAGGAGCGAAAGAAACAAGAGAAATGAACAGCATCTCCTTACTGCATCTGGGAAACACATTTTGTTAAGCAAGAACACTGGTGCATCAAACAAGCCAATTCCTTGATGAGTGCAAGGTGCTCATTTATAGTTAAGCCATTTTCTGAGGGAATCAAGGCGATGGTGGGTAATGCTCAGAAGGAAATGTGCCTGCAGCTCAAGCATGCGTATAAAGAGCACAATTAAAGAAATTCAGAAGGCCgatatgacctctgacctctcaccCAATAGGTTGTGGAGGTTCTCTTCACACCCAGAGGGGACAATGAGGTGAACCATAGAGAGCATTGTTGGAGCCTTGAGGATCAGTGGGCAACAACAAATGATATGTCATGTGTATATACAATGTGTACAAacacatgtgtgcacacactcaaacgcacacacacacactcacgcatgcacacacagacacacgtacacagataATTGTGTCTCTCTATTGCCCATTTGATAACtgttgctaaaaataaaaatatagcagCAGTACAATAGCATGCTCACAAGTTGCTGTTCCACTCAGCTTCGCCCACAGAACAATTACAAGTGGGTGCTCATGTGGGCAGAAGCACCAGTCATGAACTTACGTGTGCTTACATTAAATTTCCTGTTGCAGAActcatacatttgtatttctggTGACACCGCTTCAATGCCACAGTTCAATCTACTTCAGGTTTATCAGTGCTTGTGTGTCCTAACCTGCATCCTAAAGCATCAGGACAGAGTTTTTCACTCTTCACTGAGGACAAGGACACACTTTAAACACCCAGGAAATATCTTCAAATGGTCCCATATGAACCTAAAGGCAAAACAGTCCCCTACATATTCCAACCTGGCATGTGTCGTGAAGcggtttttattaaaaaacaggGCTGACAAGTCAGCCAGGAAAGAGCATGGTCTATGAGATCCTCCTGTGTCTGACACATTGTGCCAAAgctgacagaaaacagaaaaaaagttgattTAATAAGCTCTGACAGATATTACAAAACCCTCTAAGTGTACAATGAGCTAGCCAATGGCAGAGGAAGCTGGTTTTCAATTAATGGGTGTCCATGAAAGGAGCACAATTTACACCACAAATTACACCTGATGTGTCTTAAAATCAGTCGTGGTTCTCAGGTCACAAGTTAAATACCACATCACCAACGGTCGTTCCTTTTCAACGCCACCACCAGTGATGTCCCATTAGAGTCATTAACAGCTTGAAATATCCAGATagctacacacatacagtaatacTTACACTTACAATAAGAGAACTGCTCTCTGTGAAAATCATCAACTTCTTTATCAGTTCAAATAAGCTTGAGTAAAAGAAGGAGTACGGGCAGTCAGTTGCTAGTCAGTGCTCTATATATACGTGCTGTGCAttcaaaaatatgtatgtatatttaaacTCTTCCTTGCCCGATGCCTGTGTCAGGACTCACCTTGATTGGCTCGATGCTGAAGCCAATCTTGCGGCTGGGCGGCGGATCCTCCTCAGCAGGCAATCCCGGGACCTCAGAGCAGGTGGACTCCGGCTCGTAggcttcctcctcttcctcctcgtcaTCGAGCTGGCTCCCTCCGGAGTCCTCCCCAATGCCGCTGTACGCACTGATATCCACCAGGTCGCCTTCAGAGTAATCCTCCTTACGGgactcctctcctctgtcctcccctCCCTGTGGGGACTCATCTAgctcatccccctctccttcctccttgCCCTTTGCGGTGCAAGGGCCCTCGGGGGCCGACAGGCCTGCTTCACCGGCCTCCTTCTCTGCAGCTGCTTCCCCGTTCTCTAGCGAGGCGTGAACCTCAGCCTGCACCACTCTGCTCCCAACCTCCAGGCCACCAGAGTCTTCCTGCCCCACCGGTTTACACTCCTTTTCGATTTGATCCCTGGCACTGGAGTCTATGCCCTCCTTTTCCCTGCTGCCCCCCAACTCTGGCATGGCCTTGTGCAGGTCCCCAGTGGCGCCCTCTTTTCTCAGTCTGTCGGAACCAGGTTCCTCCTTAGGCTGGGAGTTCACCTTGCTCTTGGGGCTCCTGGGTGAATCCTCTTGGTCCATTTCATGCCCGCCGTCCTCCTGGTTTCCCTGCGGGAAAGTGCGCGCCCTCTTGGAGATGATTTTGGAGTTGAGGACGCCCACCTTCCCAGGTGGAGGGCTGACCCCCCGAGAGGACAGCGGGGAGACAGAGGAGGGTCGGTGCAGGTTGTTGCGGAGGTCGCCCTTTTCGAACTCGGCGCTCAGCTGGCGGACGGTGGGCGAGACGGCCTCGGTGGCACCCGCGTCCAGGCTGTCCAGAGACTCCGTGCTGCCGTTGAAGGGCACCAGGTAGTCCAGTCGGCCATCCTGGAAGCCGGAAGCCCGCTCCTTCTTCAGCAGGATGCGGTTGGTGGCCGCCTGCTTCTCCTGCATGTGCCGCTGCTCGAAGATTTTGCGGGTCTCCTGAAGCTTGGAGATGCCCGAGGACCCCCGTGACTGGCCACCATCTCCCTTGGGATCAAAGCGGCTGGCCCGCTCTGAAACACTTGAGCCCAGCTTGAGCAGAGCGCTGTGGTCCACGTTCTCATTAAGGCTGCTGGCCCTGGGGAGGGACAGGCGGACCGACCGGTCGTTGGGCTTTGCTGGGTCCTCGCCCTCACCTGGCACAGAGGTGCCCATCTGCATGAACATGTTCTTAATGCGGTGCACATTGGAGCCATATCTGCGCCCACGAGCAGCGGCTTTTGCCTTGGCATCCTGGCTATCCCCATTAGCAGCACTGTTTAGGGCGTCCGTCGCCTGTTTGAGTGCCTGAATCCCCGCCTCGTAGGCATTCCGATGCGGAGACGGGCTCCTCAGTGTGGAGCTGGAGTTGGAGCTGCTGTTAGCGCTCGCAGTGGACGGCGACTCGGTCTTCATCATGGTTAATCAAGCGTCGCCGCAGAAGAGCAGTAACGGCATAGCTCCCCTTCTTCCCCCAGTGGCAGCGACAGTAAGTCAGATCCAGCAGTcagcacagaaaagaaacaaacaggaacagaaaatTAGTAACAGAAAAATAGAAGTACGGAATGCTCTGGCCTTTGCATGTAAATACAAGCGGAAAATTTTAATAGCGTAATACAGGGGAAAAACGGATGCTTGGTCATCTGCTACAGTGAACGCAACAGACAGTAAGGTATACGTACTATGTGGAAAATGACCGcgactgcaaaaaaataaaataaaataatgaaagaattCACCGCAACCTGCTAAGCGAATAACAATTTAGAGCACCAGTGATCCCCGGATTTTCCACTCGCGACGGATTGCTTGTTCTTAATCCCTCTTTTATTACATCATTTTGATCTCTTGaattttttcaaatgctttattgcagAGTTCTGGTCCTCCCGCAACAGCAAACCCTGCTGCAAAGAGGAAGACCGCCCCTGGGTCTTAGCGTGAGCTGGTTTCCAGTTTCCGCTGTCTTcgtctttcatatttttcatatctCGATTGTAGTTTATAGTTAGTATTAAGTATTATGGTATCTCGGAGAAAAATGGGCGTAACTTGTTCTATCAACACGAATCATTTCGCGTGATATTATTACAATTAAGCCACGGTTTACTTCATTTTTGATGTGTCGTTGTCGTTTACCTCCAAAACTCCCCTAGCTTTCTTGCCGTCACGCATTTTCAGACGCaaatataaatgttatgttTGGATGTGATATTGTATCAGTCTTAGTGTTAATGAATACCTATGTATATAGTGGCTAAGTTGGTGTTAGGAAATGGAATTCAACTGCCATTGGAACTACGCCGTTTTTTGTTTCTAAAAGGGATTCCCCgaatttcctttcattaaaatgtcactTCTGTTTTTGTATAAGTGCGTACAGATAATAAAATAGCTTGAGTCAGCACCGTAGACAATACATGCAGCGCAATAAGCATACACAAAGGTTCTGTAGATCGCGGTTTATCCCTTTGCAATTTCATTGAAAAGTAGTGTCATCTCACACAAACTGTTTTCTTATGCTACAGCATAGAGCCTAATTAAAGTGCAAATGGTAGGCATATTTGTCTCACTGTAGGCATATAAGACAACAATGATCAGTTTTATGAGACGTACAGAGCAGTTTCCACATGGCTTAATACACCATCATGCCCAAtagttaatttttatttaaacattagtTTTGATAAGCCTATGCATTGTTTTTCAATTGGTGGCTTTGTTAAAGAGAAATACGTCTTGCGACACACGTTAGGCTACACACAACCCCCTCTGGGTAAGACAAATGAATAAACTGAGCAGCACTCCTGTAAATTTCCATTTCAACCACATAGCATACCTCTCTGATCATAGTAAACATACAGCTGACTTATAGTAGCTACTGACGCAATTTAAGTGTTCGGTGTTCGACCTAACAGATTCTGTCAAAAGGCATTAGGACCCTGTGGAAGATAAGGGCCTAAACCGTCTTGTCTAATGATGCCTTGGTTTTGCTACGTTGCTTCCTATAGCCTATTTGGCTCTTCAAGATATCAGTAGATCATCAAGAATCAAAACAGACGGGGGTATTAAATAGCCCGTGCATTTGAAAGCTGATGGGTCAGCTCAAAACGTCCAACGACAGTACCTTGGCTCCAGTATTGAAAGGGCTGCTAATTCAGGGTCCGTCCGTTGGTTGTTTCATTGTGTCCACGCTGTTTTCGCTCTTTGATTCCGCACGAGCACTCGGTAGTGCCgcctgccttctctctctctctctctctccgcctatCGCTCTTCGcgctccccctcctctttctcgcAGCCTCCACCACGAACATATGGCATCACAGCTATCATTAACccatactgaaatattacatataGGCCTAGGGGAGAGCGGGGCACGCTGggacactttttaaattaagcttatttatttagcaaTGATATGGGTTGTACTATTTTTGCTATACATGTATAGATGTGTCTGTTAGCTACAAATAAACACCAAAACTAGATTTCCAGCACTTACCAGTTTCTTACAGTTTTGCCGAAAGTGGCGGATGTGAAAATGTTCCAACGTGCCCCACCCATGGGGCACCATGAACACGTAGTGGGGCACGTTGGAACAGTTTTGTATATTACCTTAAAAACGTATGCAAAAAACATTATCTTCATAGAACTACATGTTCTGTgatacaaacatgttttttccccacctgcATGTATTATTTATAGACTTTTATGTATTTCTAATGTATATAACAACGAAGGAAGTAAAACCGGCGACCCGGTTCAAAGGTGAATATTTAACTGAGCAGCGTTATCCAAAATGATCGTGATACACAGCGTTCTAACGTGCCCCGCCTACTGGAGACCGCAATTTGGCTAGCCGTCAATCAGTGCTATGTAGCATGAAACACGAAAACTAATATATCTTGTAGCCACTACAATAGTGATTAAAATGATATATGTTTGGATTTTGTGACATACACAAAAAGTAgaagtaaaaaaacaatacaaaaaatactttcatgGGGTAAAAATAGATGATCGTGAATAAATAGTCTTGATAGTTTCAAATAATCCCACCGTCTTCAGGATCGGTCTAAGTCACGTAGAGAGATGTGTTCACAAAAATACGTCTGTGTTGCTGCAGCGTATCTCCTAAAAAGCCCGTGTTTCAATGTGCCCCGCGGTCAAACGTGCCCCGCTCTCTCCAACTGGCCTTTTGCCACTGTGTCTTTGCTGAATCAAGTTTGTTCATAGGATCTTATAGCCTAGTATTATAAATCTCATTGGTTCGTCTCCATGTAAGACAAATCAACAGTAATACAAGTATAGCATTGGGCCAATTATTAGCCTGAAAGCAAATCACTGGTGTCCTTTTACTGGGTTTTGAACAAGAGATATGCGATAAAACCTACTATTAAAAAACGGCTGTTCAGCGAATGTTGCCTCAAAAGCCTATTGAGTTGTTCCATTTTACTAataacaagcacgaaaccgtccagacccatgccgcacctgtacaaagtgtcatgagtaaaacttggttaactatatagctagctggctatggcatgtcctcacctctgtaacgttatcggtggtacgcgctaactaggttaactaaagtaggcgaaacgctaacatgttagggttagctaaagtaacattGGGCGATAAAGCtttgcttaaaaatcttgtgccgttcgCAGTGGTGATTTTGgaagatgcacctgcgcatacgtcctactaaacgaagcaccacctgcacatgcgtccCTCCAAACctccctctcaggtcgtccgtgagtgagtgagtgagtgactgactgactgaccacaatttgccatgcatagcccacggcggcagttcctgcgcgccgtgggaaaaatcGTTGAACGACCCAAAGATAAAGCTGAGACTGTCTTAACTCTAATAAACTGCAGTGTAATCTAGTGCATAGACCACATGGTAGCTCCGATTGCAACAATTTAGAAAAGTATATGCAACAGAACCAGGTTTTGTCATATGTACTTGAAAGAATACGTGACTTGCATTTTACCACCCAAAACACGAAGTATGCTTAAAGCCTACAGTGTCAGAAAGACTACAGTGGCTCGCCGGAAATGCTACAAAAATGTAATGACCATTAAACGTATTATGATCGACTTTCTTTTCTCAGCTAGTATTCATtactagggccaccagtttgtctccaccatgtgacctgtagggatttaaatgtgtatttcaatggttatccttcaggggtccccataggcacccCAATGGCACAGTACAACTGAGTTTCGAATTgaaacattaagaaaaaaatactacagCATGTCCACGGTACTTAGTAATCTAACTGAATTTAACACGTTGCttgtaaac
Protein-coding sequences here:
- the LOC118221020 gene encoding neurabin-2-like isoform X2 produces the protein MMKTESPSTASANSSSNSSSTLRSPSPHRNAYEAGIQALKQATDALNSAANGDSQDAKAKAAARGRRYGSNVHRIKNMFMQMGTSVPGEGEDPAKPNDRSVRLSLPRASSLNENVDHSALLKLGSSVSERASRFDPKGDGGQSRGSSGISKLQETRKIFEQRHMQEKQAATNRILLKKERASGFQDGRLDYLVPFNGSTESLDSLDAGATEAVSPTVRQLSAEFEKGDLRNNLHRPSSVSPLSSRGVSPPPGKVGVLNSKIISKRARTFPQGNQEDGGHEMDQEDSPRSPKSKVNSQPKEEPGSDRLRKEGATGDLHKAMPELGGSREKEGIDSSARDQIEKECKPVGQEDSGGLEVGSRVVQAEVHASLENGEAAAEKEAGEAGLSAPEGPCTAKGKEEGEGDELDESPQGGEDRGEESRKEDYSEGDLVDISAYSGIGEDSGGSQLDDEEEEEEAYEPESTCSEVPGLPAEEDPPPSRKIGFSIEPIKVFTTYSNEDYDRRNDDVDPMAASAEYELEKRVERLDLFPVELEKDGDGLGISIIGMGAGADMGLEKLGIFVKTVTEGGAAHRDNRIQVNDLIVEVDGTSLVGVTQSFAASVLRNTTGTVRFMIGREKPGEQSEVAQLIQQTLEQERWQQEMMEQRYAQYVEDEDETGEFATDEEEEMSPMFPNAIEVFDLAENEDMLSPIEMDPEKLAHKFKELQIKHAVTEAEIQQLKRKLAHAEQDKLRWRMEKAQLEQSVQENKERMEKLEGYWMEAQSLCQAVDEHLKETQAQYQTLERKYCKAKRLIKEYQQKEIEYLKKETAQRRALEESEASRKEETEKLQDKVVEEAQITDLESKVEALKTSNPS
- the LOC118221020 gene encoding neurabin-2-like isoform X3 — its product is MMKTESPSTASANSSSNSSSTLRSPSPHRNAYEAGIQALKQATDALNSAANGDSQDAKAKAAARGRRYGSNVHRIKNMFMQMGTSVPGEGEDPAKPNDRSVRLSLPRASSLNENVDHSALLKLGSSVSERASRFDPKGDGGQSRGSSGISKLQETRKIFEQRHMQEKQAATNRILLKKERASGFQDGRLDYLVPFNGSTESLDSLDAGATEAVSPTVRQLSAEFEKGDLRNNLHRPSSVSPLSSRGVSPPPGKVGVLNSKIISKRARTFPQGNQEDGGHEMDQEDSPRSPKSKVNSQPKEEPGSDRLRKEGATGDLHKAMPELGGSREKEGIDSSARDQIEKECKPVGQEDSGGLEVGSRVVQAEVHASLENGEAAAEKEAGEAGLSAPEGPCTAKGKEEGEGDELDESPQGGEDRGEESRKEDYSEGDLVDISAYSGIGEDSGGSQLDDEEEEEEAYEPESTCSEVPGLPAEEDPPPSRKIGFSIEPIKVFTTYSNEDYDRRNDDVDPMAASAEYELEKRVERLDLFPVELEKDGDGLGISIIGMGAGADMGLEKLGIFVKTVTEGGAAHRDNRIQVNDLIVEVDGTSLVGVTQSFAASVLRNTTGTVRFMIGREKPGEQSEVAQLIQQTLEQERWQQEMMEQRYAQYVEDEDETGEFATDEEEEMSPMFPNAIEVFDLAENEDMLSPIEMDPEKLAHKFKELQIKHAVTEAEIQQLKRKLAHAEQDKLRWRMEKAQLEQSVQENKERMEKLEGYWMEAQSLCQAVDEHLKETQAQYQTLERKYCKAKRLIKEYQQKEIEYLKKETAQRRALEESEASRKEETEKLQDKITDLESKVEALKTSNPS
- the LOC118221020 gene encoding neurabin-2-like isoform X1 yields the protein MMKTESPSTASANSSSNSSSTLRSPSPHRNAYEAGIQALKQATDALNSAANGDSQDAKAKAAARGRRYGSNVHRIKNMFMQMGTSVPGEGEDPAKPNDRSVRLSLPRASSLNENVDHSALLKLGSSVSERASRFDPKGDGGQSRGSSGISKLQETRKIFEQRHMQEKQAATNRILLKKERASGFQDGRLDYLVPFNGSTESLDSLDAGATEAVSPTVRQLSAEFEKGDLRNNLHRPSSVSPLSSRGVSPPPGKVGVLNSKIISKRARTFPQGNQEDGGHEMDQEDSPRSPKSKVNSQPKEEPGSDRLRKEGATGDLHKAMPELGGSREKEGIDSSARDQIEKECKPVGQEDSGGLEVGSRVVQAEVHASLENGEAAAEKEAGEAGLSAPEGPCTAKGKEEGEGDELDESPQGGEDRGEESRKEDYSEGDLVDISAYSGIGEDSGGSQLDDEEEEEEAYEPESTCSEVPGLPAEEDPPPSRKIGFSIEPIKVFTTYSNEDYDRRNDDVDPMAASAEYELEKRVERLDLFPVELEKDGDGLGISIIGMGAGADMGLEKLGIFVKTVTEGGAAHRDNRIQVNDLIVEVDGTSLVGVTQSFAASVLRNTTGTVRFMIGREKPGEQSEVAQLIQQTLEQERWQQEMMEQRYAQYVEDEDETGEFATDEEEEMSPMFPNAIEVFDLAENEDMLSPIEMDPEKLAHKFKELQIKHAVTEAEIQQLKRKLAHAEQDKLRWRMEKAQLEQSVQENKERMEKLEGYWMEAQSLCQAVDEHLKETQAQYQTLERKYCKAKRLIKEYQQKEIEYLKKETAQRRALEESEASRKEETEKLQDKVVEEAQVKNGGGCVVDNGFGIQGGSTEDL